In Burkholderia sp. WP9, a genomic segment contains:
- a CDS encoding MlaD family protein yields MNSPQEPVLPPDLPDPDIAPRRSWLPSLVWVVPLIAALIGIALVVKSVTERGPAITIVFENAEGLEPGKTQVKYKDVEIGSVKAITLSKDQTHVEIAVQLTKQAENFAVKDTRFWVVRPRVGATGVSGIGTLLSGAYIGVDVGRSKQTQTHFVGLETPPPITTDQKGHRFILHGDSLGSIDIGSPIFYRRVQVGQVYGIALDKDGTGVTMQVFVAAPYDQYVGTNSRWWHASGVNVRLDSAGFVVNTQSLAAILVGGLAFQTPPGQPMGVQAPEKTDFRLASDETDAMRAPDGVPVRAVMNFNQSLRGLSVGAVVDFRGIVLGQVTDIGVEYDPQTQSFTMPVTLDLYPDRLRRRARSQTMPQARSTASHDLLRRLVERGLRGQLRTGNLLTGQLYIALDIFPKAAPVKFDGSIEPVELPTIPNTLDALQVQVADIAKKLDRVPFDQIGANLNTSLKNADALFNRLNTEVVPQARDTLAAARQTFGSAEATLQRDSPLQSDVHQALQELTRTLQSLNALADYLERHPESLVRGKPGDKP; encoded by the coding sequence ATGAATAGCCCGCAAGAACCCGTCCTCCCCCCGGATTTGCCCGATCCTGACATTGCGCCGCGGCGCAGTTGGCTGCCCTCGCTCGTCTGGGTCGTGCCATTGATCGCGGCGTTGATCGGTATCGCGCTTGTCGTCAAGTCCGTCACCGAACGCGGCCCGGCGATCACGATCGTCTTCGAGAACGCCGAAGGTCTCGAACCCGGCAAAACCCAGGTCAAATATAAGGACGTGGAAATCGGTTCGGTCAAGGCGATCACCCTGTCGAAGGATCAAACGCACGTGGAAATCGCCGTGCAACTCACCAAGCAGGCGGAAAACTTCGCGGTCAAGGACACGCGCTTCTGGGTCGTTCGACCACGCGTCGGCGCCACGGGCGTGTCGGGCATCGGCACGCTGCTCTCGGGCGCGTATATCGGCGTGGACGTTGGCCGCTCCAAACAAACGCAAACCCACTTCGTCGGACTCGAAACGCCGCCCCCCATCACCACCGACCAGAAAGGCCACCGCTTCATCCTGCATGGCGATTCGCTCGGCTCGATCGACATCGGCTCGCCGATCTTTTACCGGCGCGTGCAGGTGGGGCAGGTCTACGGCATCGCGCTCGACAAGGACGGCACGGGCGTGACCATGCAGGTGTTCGTCGCCGCGCCGTACGACCAGTACGTCGGCACCAATTCGCGCTGGTGGCATGCAAGCGGCGTCAATGTCCGGCTCGACTCGGCCGGCTTCGTCGTCAACACGCAGTCGCTCGCAGCCATTCTGGTCGGCGGCCTCGCATTCCAGACGCCACCGGGACAGCCGATGGGCGTGCAAGCACCGGAGAAAACCGACTTCCGCCTCGCCTCCGACGAAACGGACGCCATGCGCGCGCCAGACGGCGTACCGGTGCGCGCCGTGATGAATTTCAACCAGTCATTGCGAGGGCTTTCCGTGGGCGCGGTGGTCGACTTCCGCGGCATCGTGCTGGGCCAGGTGACGGACATTGGTGTCGAGTACGATCCGCAGACGCAGAGCTTCACGATGCCGGTGACGCTGGACCTGTATCCGGACCGACTCAGACGGCGCGCCCGCAGCCAAACGATGCCGCAGGCCCGTTCGACCGCCAGCCACGACCTGCTGCGCCGTCTCGTCGAGCGGGGCCTGCGTGGCCAGTTGCGTACCGGCAACTTGCTGACGGGCCAGTTATATATCGCGCTCGACATTTTCCCGAAGGCGGCGCCCGTCAAGTTCGATGGCAGCATCGAGCCGGTCGAACTGCCGACCATTCCGAATACGCTCGACGCGCTACAGGTGCAGGTGGCCGATATCGCGAAGAAACTCGACCGGGTTCCGTTCGATCAGATCGGCGCGAACCTGAACACGTCGCTGAAAAACGCCGATGCGCTGTTCAATCGGCTGAACACCGAAGTCGTGCCGCAGGCGCGCGACACGCTCGCCGCCGCAAGGCAGACCTTCGGCTCGGCGGAGGCGACTTTGCAGCGCGACTCGCCGTTGCAGTCGGATGTGCACCAGGCGCTGCAGGAATTGACCCGCACGCTGCAATCGCTGAACGCGCTGGCGGATTATCTGGAGCGTCATCCTGAATCGCTCGTGCGCGGCAAACCCGGAGACAAGCCATGA
- a CDS encoding fused MFS/spermidine synthase gives MLLLFASGAASLIYQVLWIKQLALVVGVDVQAVTTGVSAFFAGLALGGWLLGRFADRISRPLLLYAALEGGALLLAVAGTIALAHAAAPFAWLQDRAGPLAWALPFALVGLPAVLMGGTLPVLMRALGPRATRLGRAGARLYAANTGGAIAGTLAAAFVLIPSLGVQGSAFAAAGLNALAALAALLIGRFASARESVDGQPLETASADETAVDRAAPGARLAVVLYAFAGGIALGYEVVWSQLIVQFISTRSFAFAIVLATYLLGLTLGSALSSRHVDRARDPWGMFALLIVAAGLVALLEVAALGGWLLQWQSLAREATFSATGSLLAAMCAGFAVAATCVVFVPTLLLGAAFPFALRVSVDARHTGRDVGAVLALNTAGGIAGTLLAGFLLVPVLGLVRALAVLALLAGAVAAVAVWRGQGVRRGARWSVPVLVAATLCAVLLTPADRLANLLAAARGGTLISYEESAGGTVAVVAQGAGQKQFQRLYIQGVSNSGDAMTSLRYMRLQALLPLLIHRDTPRSALVIGLGTGITGGALLTWPSLGQRVVAELLPAVVRAAPQFKGNYGIGTDPRVDIRLRDGRRELLRSSERYDLITLEPPPPSAAGVVNLYSSDFYRLAASRLRTDGIVAQWLPLPTQNEDDTRSLIQSFIQVFPYAALWTTELHEMMLIGSMQPIELDVPRIESRFAQPQVAASLREVGVATPAALLATWITDRAGLAYYTADALPVTDDRPRIEHAAWVRRDAFPDTLAHLLALRGEPPLLHADDKFRAALNAERDALQSFYAAGLDAYRGERDAWSRDIGEALQAQPDNPYFRWFVGDEP, from the coding sequence ATGCTCCTGCTGTTTGCATCGGGCGCGGCGTCGCTGATTTACCAGGTGCTGTGGATCAAGCAATTGGCGCTCGTCGTGGGCGTCGACGTGCAGGCGGTCACGACCGGTGTGAGCGCATTCTTCGCCGGTCTCGCGCTGGGCGGCTGGCTCCTCGGCAGGTTCGCCGATCGCATCTCGCGGCCGTTGCTGCTTTACGCCGCGCTGGAAGGCGGCGCGCTACTGCTGGCGGTAGCCGGCACCATTGCGCTAGCACACGCGGCCGCGCCGTTCGCATGGCTGCAGGATCGCGCCGGGCCGCTCGCCTGGGCGTTGCCGTTTGCGCTGGTCGGCCTGCCCGCCGTGCTGATGGGCGGCACGCTGCCGGTGCTGATGCGCGCGCTGGGCCCTCGCGCGACACGGCTCGGCCGCGCCGGCGCGCGCCTGTATGCGGCCAATACGGGTGGTGCGATTGCCGGCACACTCGCCGCCGCCTTTGTGTTGATCCCGTCACTTGGCGTGCAAGGCAGCGCGTTCGCGGCCGCCGGGTTGAACGCGCTGGCCGCATTGGCTGCACTGCTCATTGGCCGTTTCGCTTCTGCACGCGAATCTGTCGATGGACAACCGCTCGAAACGGCCTCTGCCGATGAAACAGCAGTCGACCGGGCCGCGCCCGGCGCACGCCTCGCCGTCGTCCTCTATGCGTTCGCCGGCGGCATTGCGCTGGGTTACGAGGTCGTGTGGTCCCAACTGATCGTCCAGTTCATCAGCACCCGCAGCTTCGCTTTCGCGATCGTGCTCGCCACGTATCTACTCGGGCTGACGCTCGGCAGCGCGCTCAGTTCGCGCCATGTCGATCGCGCGCGCGATCCGTGGGGCATGTTCGCGCTGCTGATCGTGGCCGCCGGACTCGTCGCGCTGCTGGAAGTGGCCGCGTTGGGCGGGTGGCTGCTCCAATGGCAAAGCCTCGCGCGCGAGGCAACCTTCTCCGCCACCGGCAGCCTCCTCGCCGCCATGTGCGCGGGCTTTGCGGTCGCGGCTACGTGCGTCGTTTTCGTGCCCACGCTGTTGCTTGGAGCGGCGTTCCCATTTGCGTTGCGCGTGAGCGTGGATGCCCGGCACACTGGCCGCGATGTCGGCGCCGTGCTGGCGCTCAACACCGCGGGCGGTATCGCGGGCACGCTGCTCGCCGGCTTCCTGCTCGTGCCGGTACTCGGGCTGGTTCGTGCGCTTGCGGTGCTCGCGTTGCTCGCTGGCGCAGTGGCCGCCGTGGCCGTCTGGCGCGGTCAGGGCGTGCGGCGTGGCGCCCGCTGGTCCGTGCCGGTATTGGTCGCGGCCACCCTGTGTGCCGTGCTGCTCACGCCGGCGGATCGTCTCGCCAACCTGCTCGCTGCCGCACGCGGCGGCACGCTGATCTCCTACGAGGAGAGTGCGGGCGGTACCGTGGCTGTGGTTGCACAGGGCGCGGGCCAGAAGCAGTTCCAGCGCCTCTACATTCAAGGCGTTTCCAATTCCGGCGACGCGATGACCTCGTTGCGCTACATGCGTCTGCAAGCGCTCCTGCCACTGCTGATTCACCGCGATACGCCGCGCAGCGCGCTTGTCATCGGACTCGGCACGGGCATCACCGGTGGTGCGCTGCTCACGTGGCCTAGCCTCGGCCAACGCGTGGTCGCCGAGTTGCTGCCTGCGGTCGTACGCGCCGCGCCGCAGTTCAAAGGCAACTACGGTATCGGCACTGACCCGCGCGTCGACATTCGCCTGCGCGACGGACGGCGCGAGCTGCTACGCAGCAGCGAACGTTACGACCTGATCACGCTCGAACCACCGCCGCCCTCGGCGGCCGGCGTGGTCAATCTCTACTCGTCGGATTTCTACCGACTGGCGGCCTCGCGTCTGCGCACGGACGGTATCGTCGCGCAGTGGCTGCCGCTGCCGACCCAGAACGAAGACGACACGCGCTCCTTGATCCAGAGCTTCATCCAGGTGTTTCCGTATGCCGCGCTATGGACCACCGAGTTGCACGAGATGATGCTAATCGGCTCGATGCAGCCGATCGAACTGGATGTGCCGCGCATCGAGTCGCGCTTTGCTCAACCGCAGGTGGCGGCTTCGCTGCGCGAGGTCGGCGTGGCCACGCCGGCGGCGCTGCTCGCGACCTGGATCACCGATCGCGCCGGCCTCGCGTATTACACCGCGGATGCCCTACCCGTGACCGATGACCGGCCACGCATTGAACACGCGGCGTGGGTGCGGCGCGACGCTTTTCCGGACACGCTCGCTCACCTGCTCGCGCTTCGCGGCGAACCGCCGTTGTTGCACGCCGATGACAAGTTCCGCGCGGCCTTGAACGCCGAGCGCGACGCGCTGCAAAGCTTCTATGCCGCGGGCCTCGACGCATACCGCGGCGAACGTGATGCATGGTCTCGCGATATTGGCGAGGCATTGCAGGCGCAACCGGACAATCCCTACTTCCGTTGGTTCGTCGGCGACGAACCGTAG
- a CDS encoding DUF3300 domain-containing protein has translation MNRSMAYQRRSRILLATLTVLAGAPLFLEVAVPAAYAQAPVKISNQQLDSLTAPIALYPDALLAQVLMASTFPQDAPAAEAWAKANPNLKGDDAVKAVGSEPWDPSVQSLVAFPQVLATMASKPDWVTQLGNAFLAQPNDVMDSVQRLRKQAQQAGNLQTNQQQKVVVEQSTIQIVPVNPQVVYVPTYNPTVVYGAWPYPAYPPVYVPPPPGYAVASGLAAGLAFGAGVAITSSLWSNVNWNNHSVNINVNQYNNINVNRRLDVNSSTTNWNRNASVNRNTTANVGSAQRDAYRGRDTSASRAQAQQTLQNRTGQNLGGSASERVQGIQHGGNNAANVRNNAQNVNRDNALRGAGDGGAAKQDMQRGQASRQQLANNRGGNPGANGGGQQRGGNLGAGGGGERAGGGFGAGGGGERAGGGFGAGGGGQQRGGGLGAGGGGQRHLGRQR, from the coding sequence GTGAATCGCTCCATGGCATACCAGAGAAGATCGCGGATTCTTCTAGCCACACTCACCGTATTGGCCGGCGCACCGTTGTTCCTCGAGGTCGCGGTGCCTGCCGCCTACGCACAGGCGCCGGTAAAAATTTCGAACCAGCAACTGGACTCGCTCACGGCGCCAATCGCGCTCTATCCGGACGCCCTGCTCGCCCAGGTGCTGATGGCGTCCACCTTTCCGCAAGACGCGCCGGCGGCGGAGGCATGGGCGAAAGCCAATCCGAATCTCAAGGGTGACGACGCCGTGAAGGCAGTGGGGTCCGAGCCGTGGGATCCGAGCGTGCAATCGCTGGTGGCGTTTCCGCAAGTGCTGGCCACCATGGCGTCGAAACCCGACTGGGTCACGCAGTTGGGCAATGCCTTCCTCGCTCAACCGAACGACGTGATGGACTCGGTGCAGCGTTTGCGCAAGCAGGCGCAGCAGGCCGGCAACCTGCAAACCAACCAGCAGCAGAAAGTGGTGGTCGAGCAGAGCACCATCCAGATCGTGCCGGTGAACCCTCAGGTCGTCTACGTGCCGACCTACAACCCCACGGTCGTCTACGGCGCGTGGCCGTATCCAGCCTATCCACCTGTGTATGTTCCGCCTCCGCCGGGCTACGCGGTGGCGAGCGGCCTCGCCGCAGGACTCGCGTTCGGTGCCGGCGTGGCGATCACCAGTTCGCTGTGGAGCAACGTCAACTGGAACAATCACAGCGTCAATATCAACGTCAATCAGTACAACAACATCAATGTGAATCGCCGGCTCGACGTGAACAGCAGCACGACGAACTGGAACCGTAATGCGTCTGTCAATCGCAACACCACAGCCAACGTGGGCAGCGCGCAGCGCGACGCGTATCGCGGGCGCGATACGTCGGCCTCGCGTGCACAGGCGCAGCAAACGCTGCAGAATCGCACCGGCCAGAACCTGGGCGGAAGCGCAAGTGAGCGCGTGCAGGGTATCCAGCATGGCGGCAACAATGCCGCCAACGTTCGCAACAACGCGCAAAACGTGAACCGCGACAACGCGCTGCGCGGCGCGGGCGACGGCGGCGCCGCGAAGCAGGACATGCAGCGCGGGCAAGCAAGCCGCCAACAGTTGGCGAACAACCGCGGCGGCAATCCCGGCGCGAATGGCGGTGGTCAGCAGCGTGGCGGCAATCTGGGCGCGGGAGGCGGTGGCGAGCGTGCCGGCGGCGGCTTCGGTGCGGGCGGCGGTGGCGAGCGCGCCGGCGGCGGCTTCGGTGCGGGCGGCGGTGGACAGCAGCGCGGCGGCGGGTTGGGTGCGGGTGGCGGCGGCCAGCGTCACCTCGGCCGGCAACGTTGA
- a CDS encoding DUF2950 domain-containing protein, whose protein sequence is MIRIHTFQTVGARLADTLPRAFGALKPHFAGSALGLAALMLGASAAHAQAVYPTAEAAASAFVNALSSNDDTAMQHVLGKDFTHFIPTKNVGEDDIYEFLGAWAAGHQIVDDPAPLNGRASKHLSVGNSGWTLPIPLVQAANGWRFDPAAGRDEIMTRRIGRNERAAMLTSLAYLDAQRDYQALTQHYAQHILSTPGQHDGLYWPTAEGEPASPLGPLAAAMPHGGSVSKEGYHGYHFRILSAQGPHAKGGSQNYIENGTMTKGYGLVAWPAEYGKTGVMSFIVNQDGQIYQKNLGPQSARTATALKSFDPDPSWEAVQP, encoded by the coding sequence ATGATCCGTATCCATACATTCCAGACCGTCGGCGCACGTCTTGCCGACACGCTTCCTCGCGCCTTCGGCGCTCTCAAGCCACACTTTGCGGGCAGCGCACTCGGGCTTGCCGCGCTCATGCTCGGCGCGTCGGCGGCGCACGCGCAAGCCGTGTATCCGACAGCGGAGGCCGCGGCCAGCGCTTTCGTCAACGCGCTTTCCAGCAACGACGACACCGCGATGCAGCATGTGCTCGGCAAGGATTTCACGCACTTCATTCCCACCAAAAACGTAGGCGAAGACGATATCTACGAGTTTCTCGGCGCGTGGGCAGCAGGACACCAGATCGTCGACGATCCGGCGCCGCTCAACGGTCGCGCGAGCAAGCATCTTTCGGTCGGCAACAGTGGCTGGACGCTGCCGATTCCGCTCGTGCAAGCGGCCAATGGCTGGCGCTTCGATCCCGCTGCCGGCCGCGACGAAATCATGACGCGCCGCATTGGCCGCAATGAGCGCGCGGCAATGCTGACCTCCCTTGCCTACCTCGATGCGCAACGCGATTACCAGGCATTGACCCAGCACTACGCGCAACACATTCTCAGCACACCGGGTCAGCACGACGGCTTGTACTGGCCCACTGCGGAGGGTGAACCGGCAAGCCCGCTTGGCCCGCTTGCCGCGGCAATGCCGCATGGCGGCTCCGTTTCGAAGGAGGGTTATCACGGCTATCACTTCCGCATTCTGAGCGCGCAAGGGCCGCATGCGAAAGGCGGCAGCCAGAACTACATCGAGAACGGCACGATGACCAAGGGCTACGGCCTTGTCGCGTGGCCCGCCGAGTATGGCAAGACGGGCGTGATGAGTTTCATCGTCAATCAGGACGGGCAGATTTACCAGAAAAATCTCGGGCCTCAATCGGCACGTACCGCGACCGCGCTCAAATCGTTCGATCCGGACCCGTCGTGGGAGGCCGTGCAGCCCTGA
- a CDS encoding formylglycine-generating enzyme family protein, which translates to MRKLLLWGTLLVMLPACVGAAVSWAFTPHTPAHSAIVLGDGTHGPLGMAWVPGGQFLMGSDAKQAQPNERPAHKVKVHGFWMDRHHVTNAEFRRFVEATGYVTTAEKKPDWDTLKVQLPPGTPRPPESAMVAGAMVFVGTNRPVPLDDYSQWWRYVPGADWRHPTGPDSNIIGKDDHPVVQVSYEDAQAYAKWAGKRLPTEAEWEFAARGGLEQATYAWGEQFSPDGKQMANVWQGQQPQSFPVVNPKAGGALGTSPVGSFPANGYGLSDMTGNAWQWVADWYRADQFRREAVSTSAIDNPAGPRDSWDPADPGVPVGAPKRVTRGGSFLCNETYCLSYRPSARRGTDPYNSMSHLGFRLVMDEDTWKEAGARQASAKAAGAPGIPGG; encoded by the coding sequence ATGCGCAAACTTTTGCTATGGGGCACCCTGCTCGTCATGCTCCCTGCTTGTGTCGGCGCCGCAGTCAGTTGGGCCTTCACGCCGCACACCCCCGCTCATTCGGCCATCGTCCTCGGCGACGGCACGCATGGCCCGCTCGGCATGGCGTGGGTGCCAGGCGGACAGTTCCTGATGGGTAGCGACGCCAAACAGGCGCAACCCAACGAGCGTCCCGCGCACAAGGTCAAGGTGCATGGCTTCTGGATGGACCGCCATCACGTCACCAACGCCGAATTCCGCCGTTTCGTCGAAGCCACCGGCTACGTCACCACCGCAGAGAAGAAACCCGACTGGGACACGCTGAAAGTCCAGTTGCCGCCCGGCACGCCCCGCCCGCCCGAGAGTGCGATGGTGGCGGGTGCCATGGTATTCGTCGGCACCAACCGCCCTGTGCCGCTAGACGATTATTCGCAATGGTGGCGCTATGTGCCGGGCGCCGACTGGCGTCATCCGACCGGGCCGGACAGCAACATCATCGGTAAAGACGATCATCCGGTGGTTCAGGTCTCCTACGAAGACGCGCAGGCTTATGCGAAATGGGCCGGCAAGCGCTTGCCGACCGAAGCCGAATGGGAATTCGCCGCGCGCGGCGGTCTAGAGCAGGCCACGTATGCGTGGGGCGAACAGTTCTCGCCTGACGGCAAACAGATGGCCAATGTGTGGCAAGGCCAGCAGCCGCAGTCTTTCCCGGTCGTCAATCCGAAAGCCGGCGGCGCGCTCGGCACGAGCCCGGTAGGCAGTTTTCCGGCCAACGGCTACGGCCTTTCCGACATGACCGGCAACGCGTGGCAATGGGTTGCCGACTGGTATCGCGCGGATCAGTTCAGACGCGAGGCAGTGAGCACCAGCGCGATCGACAACCCGGCAGGTCCGCGCGATTCGTGGGACCCCGCCGACCCGGGCGTCCCCGTCGGCGCGCCCAAGCGCGTGACACGCGGCGGCTCGTTCCTCTGCAACGAAACCTATTGCCTGAGCTACCGGCCCAGCGCGCGACGCGGTACCGACCCCTACAACAGCATGTCGCATCTGGGCTTCCGGCTGGTGATGGACGAGGACACCTGGAAGGAAGCCGGTGCGCGCCAGGCGTCGGCAAAAGCCGCCGGCGCGCCCGGCATCCCTGGCGGTTAA
- a CDS encoding YMGG-like glycine zipper-containing protein — protein sequence MKRIVVVIMASMSALALAQKPSVYPAHGQSQQQQTSDDGACYSWAKQSTGIDPAVVAQTPAPQSGPTGARVRGAARGAAAGAIVGDVSNNDAGHGAAVGATAGAVAGGVRNRQQQAAQLQTAQANQQSAMSTYWRAYDSCMQGKGYTVQ from the coding sequence ATGAAACGAATCGTCGTGGTGATCATGGCCAGTATGAGCGCGCTCGCACTGGCGCAAAAACCGTCCGTCTATCCCGCGCATGGACAAAGCCAACAGCAGCAGACCTCGGACGATGGAGCCTGCTACTCATGGGCAAAGCAAAGCACCGGCATCGACCCGGCCGTGGTCGCGCAAACACCTGCGCCACAATCGGGGCCGACAGGCGCGCGCGTTCGCGGTGCGGCACGTGGAGCGGCGGCGGGCGCAATCGTTGGCGACGTGAGTAATAACGATGCAGGACATGGCGCCGCAGTTGGTGCGACCGCTGGTGCGGTGGCCGGTGGCGTGCGCAATCGTCAGCAACAAGCCGCGCAATTGCAAACGGCGCAGGCTAACCAGCAGTCGGCAATGAGCACATATTGGCGCGCTTACGACTCCTGCATGCAAGGCAAAGGCTATACGGTTCAGTAG
- a CDS encoding arylsulfatase, which produces MTNLLKRGRYALGAGALALAAFGAVIFPSINAPAQTQPAAKPAPTSAPQPAAKSSAKPNILVIFGDDIGQANISAYTRGVVGYRTPNIDRIANEGMIFTDYYAENSCTAGRSSFITGQSPLRTGLSKVGAPGAPVGLQKGDMTIAQALKPLGYATGQFGKNHLGDKNEYLPTNHGFDEFYGNLYHLNAEEEPERPYWPKDKNDPYVKNFSPRGVIHSTSDGKVQDTGPLTTKRMETIDDETGAHAEEFIRKQVKNGTPFFVWMNFTRMHVFTHVRPEFRGKSGMPGNEYADGMWEHDQDVGKLLKLLDDLNISRNTIVVYTTDNGPNQFSWPDAATTPFRSEKDSNWEGAFRVPAMVRWPGHIKAGETSNGMFSGLDWFPTLLAAAGDGGVKDRLLKGWAPKAGGTSFKNHLDGYNQLPFLTGQTTQDPRTEFFYFDDDGQLVAMRRDQDGNAWKAVFCEQRAKGNLDIWQDPLVCLRLPKLFNLRMDPYERADITSDQYNDWVTKNVYLNGIATLKASAFLQTFVDYPPSQRPASFSVDGVRRQVDKKIDESFKKRGLE; this is translated from the coding sequence ATGACAAACCTGTTGAAACGAGGGCGTTACGCGTTGGGGGCTGGCGCATTAGCCCTTGCCGCGTTCGGTGCGGTGATTTTTCCATCCATCAACGCACCGGCCCAAACCCAACCGGCGGCCAAACCCGCCCCTACGAGCGCGCCGCAACCGGCCGCGAAGTCTTCGGCCAAGCCGAACATTCTCGTGATTTTCGGCGATGACATCGGGCAGGCGAACATCAGCGCCTACACGCGCGGCGTGGTCGGTTACAGAACACCGAATATCGATCGCATTGCTAATGAAGGCATGATCTTCACGGATTACTACGCCGAGAACAGTTGTACGGCCGGCCGCTCTTCGTTCATCACCGGTCAGTCGCCGTTGCGCACCGGACTGTCCAAAGTCGGCGCACCGGGCGCGCCAGTCGGCTTGCAAAAGGGCGACATGACTATCGCCCAGGCGCTCAAGCCGCTCGGCTATGCAACCGGCCAGTTTGGCAAGAACCACCTTGGCGACAAGAACGAGTACCTGCCGACCAATCACGGCTTCGACGAGTTCTACGGCAACCTGTATCACCTGAACGCGGAAGAAGAACCGGAGCGCCCCTATTGGCCGAAGGACAAGAACGATCCCTACGTGAAGAACTTCTCGCCGCGCGGGGTGATTCATAGCACCTCGGACGGCAAGGTTCAGGACACCGGCCCGCTCACCACGAAACGCATGGAGACCATCGACGACGAAACCGGCGCGCACGCGGAGGAATTCATCCGCAAGCAGGTGAAGAACGGCACGCCTTTCTTCGTCTGGATGAACTTCACGCGCATGCACGTCTTCACCCACGTGCGTCCCGAGTTCAGGGGCAAGAGCGGCATGCCCGGCAACGAATATGCCGACGGCATGTGGGAGCACGACCAGGACGTCGGCAAACTGCTCAAGCTGCTGGATGACCTGAACATTTCCAGGAACACCATCGTCGTCTACACGACCGACAATGGGCCGAATCAGTTCTCGTGGCCCGACGCGGCGACCACGCCGTTCCGCAGCGAAAAGGACTCCAACTGGGAAGGCGCGTTCCGCGTACCGGCCATGGTGCGATGGCCGGGCCATATCAAGGCCGGCGAGACCTCTAACGGCATGTTCTCCGGGCTCGACTGGTTTCCGACGCTGCTGGCCGCCGCGGGAGACGGCGGCGTGAAGGACCGGTTGCTGAAAGGCTGGGCGCCTAAGGCGGGAGGCACGAGCTTCAAGAACCATCTTGACGGGTACAACCAGTTGCCGTTCCTGACTGGACAGACGACCCAGGACCCGCGCACGGAGTTCTTCTACTTCGACGACGACGGACAATTGGTCGCGATGCGCCGGGATCAGGATGGCAACGCTTGGAAGGCGGTATTTTGCGAGCAGCGTGCCAAGGGCAACCTCGACATCTGGCAGGACCCGCTCGTCTGTCTGCGGTTGCCCAAGCTGTTCAACCTCCGCATGGATCCTTATGAACGGGCGGACATCACCTCGGATCAATACAACGACTGGGTGACGAAGAACGTCTACCTGAACGGCATAGCGACGCTCAAAGCATCGGCATTCCTGCAGACCTTCGTCGATTACCCGCCGAGCCAGCGGCCCGCGAGCTTTAGCGTGGACGGTGTGCGCCGGCAGGTCGACAAGAAGATCGACGAGTCGTTCAAGAAGCGCGGACTCGAGTAA
- a CDS encoding HAD family hydrolase, translated as MHLRHQSVWSSRALRLIRVACVAFSLAGCAAPHDGVAPSPTTASKPAAALPSWRDTPARQAIQSFVADVTREGSPSFVPPAERIAVFDNDGTLWSEQPLYFQFVFMLEQVKAAAPQHPEWKNNPAFKALMAKDYGALASQQKALLQLVALANSGMTVDDYDKSIRAWLASARHPKFGRPYTDLVYKPQRELLAYLRANGFKTFIVSGGTIEFMRVWAEKAYGIPPEQVIGSSQVVQYEVRNGQPVLVREPKLDFVDDGPGKPVGIYRNIGHKPILAFGNSDGDLQMLQYTAASPRRHLALLLHHDDAVREFAYDRASKVGKLDKAWDEAVADGWTVVSMKDDWQTVFPAPQQ; from the coding sequence ATGCACCTGCGCCATCAGTCTGTGTGGTCGAGCCGTGCCTTGCGCCTGATACGCGTAGCGTGCGTTGCATTCAGTCTCGCGGGCTGCGCCGCGCCGCACGACGGCGTCGCACCCTCCCCAACGACAGCGAGCAAGCCTGCCGCCGCATTGCCCTCATGGCGTGACACGCCCGCGAGACAGGCAATCCAGTCGTTCGTTGCCGACGTGACCCGTGAAGGCTCGCCGTCGTTCGTGCCGCCTGCGGAGCGTATCGCCGTATTCGACAACGACGGCACGCTGTGGAGCGAACAGCCGCTGTATTTTCAGTTCGTCTTTATGCTGGAACAGGTAAAGGCGGCCGCACCGCAGCATCCCGAGTGGAAAAACAACCCGGCCTTCAAGGCGCTCATGGCGAAAGACTACGGGGCGCTCGCGAGCCAGCAGAAAGCGTTGCTGCAACTGGTCGCGCTCGCCAATAGCGGCATGACCGTCGACGACTACGACAAGTCCATCCGCGCGTGGCTGGCAAGCGCACGCCATCCGAAATTCGGCCGGCCCTATACCGACCTCGTTTACAAGCCGCAACGGGAATTGCTCGCCTACCTGCGCGCCAACGGCTTCAAGACCTTCATCGTTTCGGGCGGCACGATCGAGTTCATGCGGGTCTGGGCCGAAAAGGCTTATGGCATTCCGCCCGAGCAGGTGATCGGCTCCAGCCAGGTCGTGCAGTACGAAGTGCGCAACGGCCAGCCCGTTCTCGTGCGCGAGCCGAAACTCGATTTCGTCGATGACGGGCCCGGCAAGCCCGTCGGCATCTATCGCAACATCGGACACAAGCCCATTCTCGCGTTCGGCAACTCCGACGGCGACCTGCAGATGTTGCAGTACACGGCCGCGAGCCCTCGCCGGCATCTCGCGTTGCTCCTGCACCACGACGACGCCGTGCGGGAATTCGCTTACGACCGCGCGTCGAAAGTCGGCAAGCTGGACAAGGCGTGGGACGAGGCCGTCGCCGACGGCTGGACGGTGGTGAGCATGAAAGACGATTGGCAAACCGTCTTTCCCGCACCGCAGCAGTGA